The genomic interval CACAGTTTGGCCAGATTCTTCTGTTATGTCGGCCAGCAGAAATGGATCCAGATGCAGAGGCAACAGTTCACCGGAAACAAGGTTTGTTAccaaaacaaatataacaaaacaggCGGGGGTTGTGAATTGTCTGGCAAGCACAGAGAATCTGAAAAGAGAAAGCAAACAGGGTCAGGCAGGAATTAACTAACTTAAAGGTGATGGTCGGCGGGCAAGAAGGCTTACTCAGAGGAACTCATGTTTAGTGACTGGTGGGGGATGTGGCTGGCATAGTGAGGCAGGGCCAAAGAGGTCAGTGGGGCAGGCAGGCCAAAGCGGGAGAACATTTGGCCAAGAAGACGGGCTCTGCGGCGTGGTGGAGGCTGGTTTCGCCACTCCGAGGAAAGGTGATGTTGCACGAGTGGAGATGATAGAAGCAACAGGAGGCGACAGAGTAAATAATGGGTAAGCGAGAGTGTATTCCAAAAAGCAAAGCAGCTTGATTTACCACAGCGAGGTTGAATAAGCTGGTGGCGAGTCAGAGTCTGAGCTCCTCCTAAATACTCCCGACCTTGATGACCATTAGAAACAGGTGTGCACCCAGGCACAGCTATGACGACAGGAAACACAGCTGCCTGCCCCAACGGATCACCCAGAAGACAGACACTCCCACAAATCACACAGCCCACCTTGATCCATGAAAGACACAGTGCTGAAGTCTAACTGACTATCACCTATTCCTTCATCAGTGCCATCTTGGAGCAGTTAAAGGATCAGCGTGGACACCCAGACTTCTTGAACCAGTTTGTATTTGTATACTAGCAtgatatcttgtttttttcagcagcTTGGAGGAGCCCCAAGTGCATGTCCTCTTTGTGTTGCAGCACCTGCTGAAGAACAGACTTTATGGCCAAAGCTGAAAAGTGTGAGTTCCACACACCCTCAGTCACTTTTCTGGGTTATGTTTTGGGAGGAGGGCAGGTGAACGTGAAAGTGGCCAAGTGGCCCCTTACAAGATGAACCTCTACAAGGAACCTTTGGTTTGGGCTCCAGAGGCAGAGGCAGCCTTCACCCTTTGGAAGGAAGTTTTGGTGCAACCTAACCCCTCTGCAGTACAGTGGTTGTCTCAGATTTAGGGATTGGGGCAGACCAAACACTCGGGTTCCGGAGGTAAGCTGACACCATGTGCTTTCCATTTCTGGCGTCTTACTCCTAGAGCTGAATTATCTGCGAGTTGTTCTCTGTTAAGTCTGCTCTAGAGGAGTGGTGGCAGTGGCTGGAGGGGGCCAAGCTGGCCTTTGTAATTTGGACTAATCATAAAAATCTTACCCAGCTGTAGAATGTTAAACAACTTAACTCTCACCAGGATTGCTGGTCCCCTTTCTTCAGAtgatttaattgtattttttcctATTGCCCAGGTTCATGAAACACCTAACCAGATGCATTCTGCCACAGTTCCTGGATGAAGGAGACAACCCAGAGCCAGAGAATATTTGACCCATCACCTGATCTGTTGGAGCTATAACCTGGGAAACTGAAAATATCCAGCAGGCACTCCAAGATGAATCCGATCCAAGGTAATGTGCTGCCCAGTCTGCTGTACATGTCCGTTCACTGGTCCCCATGTGGGCCCATAAGCTAAATTCACCTGCCATCCTGGGGTAAGCTGAACCATCTCTTTTCTCAGACAGTATTTCTCGTGGCCCACTTTAGTTAAGGATGCTTGGGACAATATTGCAGCCTGCCACATCTGTGCAAGAAGCAAAAGAAATTGTCTCCACAAACCCCCCTCCTCTAACAGGGTGTTTAGCTCCGTTATGACTTGTAAATAAACATCTTAAAATCAGTTTGAACATTCGACTGTTGTTTACGTTTGAGTCCTCCCTTGTTCTGGTGTAGTGATGGGCTGTTTGCAAATGAGCCGACTCTTAGAGATGATCCTTTGTAGTGACCAAGAAGAACCAACTCCGATCAGGGAGTCCCATCAAGTCTTTAGCCACTCCTGCTCAGCTCTGCTGAGAATCCATGCAGGCAGGGGTGGGACTTTTTTCTGATGGGCAGAATGGGAGGCCAATCTGATGAAAATACAAACTAGGATCATAACATtatgtgaaaaaaatgggaggTTGGGTGGGGGGCAGAAGCTCTGAAGACAGCAAGTGTAGTGGTACAAGGCCAGGTACACAGAGCGACAAAGTGATGGAGAGCTGGATTCTAATTCAGGtggcttttatttaatttatttattttgttgctgttgttgtggttcTTTGTTCAGTTGTTCATTAAAGTGgtgattaaaatgttaaactatagtaactgtgttttttgtaaaaaaataaataaatccccaaaataatgtgtttttcaaacagCTGAATAAACCATTCATAATTACTAAATTAGTGCAAGTCCAGTCAAGAAATTGCCCTGTAAAATGTCAGTGCAGGGTCAGCGAATGTGGAGGCAcaaagtgcacagaggtcaaatTTTTTGctgagtcaatcactacagatctccaaacttcatgtggccttctgATTACTCCAAAAACAGCGTGCAGAGAGATTCATGGATTTGGTTTTAatggcagagcagctgcattcaaAAGTATACTCTTGTCTTCCTTCACagacacatatgaacttgagagacatcccattcttaatccacagggctTAAAATGATGCCCTTTGttactataacagcttcaacgcTTTTGGGAAGGCTTCCCACACatggaatttttgaccattctttcagaagcacatttgtgagatcagacactgatgttggatgagagtCTCCGCTCTGATTCATCCCAAAAGTATTCTGTCAggatgaggtcaggactctgtgcaggccggtcaagttcttccacacgaaacttgctcatccatgtctttatggagctgctttgtgcactggtgtgcagtcaagTTGGAACAGTAAGAGGCCATTCCCAAAGTGTTCATGaatttgtccaaaatgtcttgatatgcattaagagttcctttcactggaactaaggggccgagtgaactcctgaaaaacacccccacaccataattccCTTCCACCAAACCGTTCCCCTGGGAACCGCCAAACAAAGACTCGTCCATTAATTTATCAGATGGCGAAgaatgattcatcactccaaagaacacgtctccactgttcTAGAGACCAGtgtcagtgtgctttacaccactgcatcagatGCTTTGCATTCCACTTATtgatgtaagacttggatgctgctgtttggccatggaaacccattctatgaagctctctacacactgttcttgaagTAATcagaaggccacatgaagtttggaggtctgtagaaaATGAAAGGtggcgacctctgtgcactatgtgcctGCTAACCGCGCTCTGTCATATTATGTGGTCCATCACTTCGTGGTGGAGCAAGCTCAAAGCTATCCCAACTCTCTGCCTGAAAGAAAGAGTTAAAGCAGGAattgggagagaaaaaaaggaaacaaggaaaTCATTTTGCTGAGGGGAGGGGGGTAGGGGTGGGGTGAAGTTTTTAACTGACTGTATGATGCAGTGAATGTGAACAATAAAAGGGGGtgtagagagaaagaggaaagacaTCATTTTTCTGAGGGGAGGAGGTGGGAATAAATCCACTCTGTGACAAAAAGTTCtgatcagagctgcaggagctgcagctgcctgatgATGGAGATACAGAAAGGAGCTGAGCTCTGTTTCCCACAACTCCTCAACAGTTCCTGCAGGAAGCCGACATTTCACTGGTCCAAAGCTGTGCTCCTGAACATTGTGCTGTCCTTCATCTCTCTGATCACTGCTGCTCTCAACCTGCTGGTCATCATCTCAGCCTCACACTTCAGGCAGAGATTAACTACAGTTTAAGTTTTATAAACTTTAACACTGTGATTTATATCATTTGATCTAAGAATGAATGAAGTGaatgtgaaacatttttaacTGTAATGCTTTATGTGTCTACACTGAATCATACCTTACTAATGTAGCATTTTCACTGAAgacattttgattttattaatgTGTAATATATTATTTTCTTGTCTCCCTGCAGGCAGCTTCACACACCCAgtaacatcctcctcctctctctggctgtctcagACTTTCTCGTGGGTCTCCTGTTGATGCCATTAGAAATCATTCGAAACACAGCCTGTTGGGTTCTTGGTGATCTCATGTGTTCTGTTTATCTTTGTCTGACTAACAACATTGTCTGTGCTTCAATAGGAAACATTGTCCTTCTATCAGTTGACCGCTATGTGGCTATTTGTGACCCTCTGCATTACCCCACCAGAATCACTGTGGTGAGAGTCAAactcagtgtttgtctgtgttggttttaTTCAACTGTCTACAGCGTTCTCTATACAAAGGACATCCTGATTGAACCAGGCAGGTATAATTCCTGCTATGGAGAGTGTGTATTTGTTATCAATTATGTTGCTGGGCTTTTTGAgcttattttattctttattgttccagtttctgtcatcatagttctgtatatgagagtgtttgtggtggctgtgtctcaggctcgtgccatgcgctctcatgttacagctgtcacacttcagcgttcactgaatcaaacaaacagatctgagctgaaagcagccaggacTCTTGGGGTTCTTGTAGTTGTGTTTCTGGCAAGTTTCTGTCCATATTACTGCTACTCTCTGGTTAATGAAAATGTGGCCAATGATCCATCTGTATCTTTTGTGGTGATGATCTTTTATTTTAACTCATGTCTCAACCCACTGATCTATAGTTTGTTTTGCCCCTGGTTTAGAAATGCTGTTAAACTTATCATCACTCTGCAGATATTCAAGTATGacagcagtgagtcaaacaTACTATAGAAATATGATGAAACCTGCTCCACTAAGATTTGAAATCAGTAAACTGAAACATTCATTCTGGAAATGTAAAACTGTTTTGTAGTGTATCAGAAacaaatgtaggaaaaaaatacagaattttAAAGCTTTGTTTAAATTTTAACAATTAAATGAATGTAAACATCCAGAATTCTCAATTTTGCAGTTTTCTGCTTAAAGAATTATTCAGATTGGCTTTCACTGTGTCATTCAAACAGAATTATGGCTGCGTTGCTGACACACCTGCAGATCAAACCTCCTTTCAGCTCCTCAGCGTCTCACTCACTTTAGAGCCTCTTACAATGAAAAGTCAATGTTGAGTGAGTAACAATTTCCACTCATGTTGAATGTGGCCTGCAGTGTGATGTAGTCAGTAGGAGCTGACTGAGCATTAATGGCATTTAATATAAGAGCTTTATTGAATAAGATCAAACAATGATTTAGATTAGTCATAGATGAAGTATTATGTTGATCGTGAACACACATAAGGAGCAACATTTccagtaaaatgtattttaaataaaacaataaaaataaaaacacaaaataaactttacttgATAATTTCATGAACAAAAATCACAAGGTATTTCCATGTTGAAACTGTTACCTTGGAATTTTGTAACTCTTTTTATTTGCTGGTGCCAAAGTGTGCCACATTTTTGTTCTGATttcaggaaaataaatattataataatataatatgaaTCTTTCCCACTTGGAAGACTGCATAAACTGGGTTGGTGAGCAAGAACAATTTTTTAACTCAAATACTTCACTACTTCAGTATGCTCAAGGCCCGCACCAAAGTATATTCCAGATCTCCTGACACCTTATGTCATAATAAACTGTGGGAGCCTCACAGTAACCAGTACACAAACTGTTATATGCATAAACCTCCCTTCAAAGTAAATGCACAGCAGTACTGGGTGTGTGGGTGAACTGGGACACTGAAAAACTATGTGCCAGACCCACCAGAGAGAGCCAGCCAGCATCAGGAGGCACCTGAAGCTCTCAGGCATTAGGAGCTCTCAGCTGCACAGCTGCATTTACTGCCTGTAAATACTGCACAGTCTGCACTCAGTAGGTCGACCTATGCCATGTACTGGTAAATTGTCACATGGAACAAGTACTTGTGCTTCCTTCAGAGACTCAAACAAGGCTATAACAGATTTTGGGGTGATCACCACTGGTTTTGCATTTTCAATCAGGTCTACATCATATTTACCTTGAGCCCACAGTGTCTTAGGGACCATAGCTTTTCCTGTAGGGCTGGAATAGCTGCAGCTTCTtcatgtgacagaaatgagtGTGATGTTGTAAGTAAAATTTTAGTTATATCACCTCTCAAGACaaatatcacaaagtgcttcgCAACATCACAGCGGAgcataacaggaaaaaaaatgttaaccaAATTCATGtctaaaaaggtgagtttttagcttttttatCAAAAGACATCACTGAATCCACAGCTCTCAAACTCAGAGTTAGAGAGTTCCAGTCAGAGAGCTGCTGTTGCAAAAGCTCTGTGTCCTTTAGTTTTCAGCTTTGTATAGTATAAAACCAGTCGGCCCTGATTACAAGAACTCAGAAACATTATGGGGACGTATGAATGTAAGAGTTTTCTGATGTAAGCTGGTTCTCGTCCATGAAACGCTCTAAAAGTCAGAACCAGAATCTTAAACTAGACTCTGAAGTTAAaggggagccagtgcagctggatCAACAATGGTGTGACATGAGAGTATCTGGAAGACCTTGTTGGAAGcctcgctgcagcattctgaacaACCTGGAGATGCTCCAAGGAGTTTTTGTTAAGACAAGTAAACAATGCGTTACAGTAACCCAAACGTGATGAAATGAATCCAAGTAACCGCGCGttaccattttttttgtcattttctttttttttttaaagattattttatttattaaatttttccAAATTGACATACATAAATTAACATAACAGATCAAATTTCCACCCATCCCTTACCCACACAAATTGGCACATCATAAAACTCTCACACAGTCAAAACAACATGGTCAATACATCACAAATTGATATACAAGATAGTAAGCAGTGGCGGGTCTGTCACTAACAGTTTTTCATTGAAGGAATTTTAGTACAGGGTCCCATATTTTCTCAAACACATTGACTTTATCTTCATTGTAATATCTAAGTCTTTCCAGATGCAGAGTATTTGCCAGTTCCCCCAACCACAGATCAAATGTGGGCACAGAGTCCATTTTCCAAAATCTCAAAATCAACCTTTTAGCAATCACCGTACCAAACAAAACagccattttctcatttttagtgGCTGGTCGCATAGCACTGGAGACCCCGATGATGGCAATAAGTGGTTCTGGGTCCTATTTCTTTCCAAAAGCTGtcgaaaaaaaaagaaaaattttctTCCAAAATGAGTGAAGCTGAGCACATGACCAGAAGGAGTGTGTCAAGTTACCAATAGCAGCCCGACAACGATTACAAATTGGAGACACGCTAGTAAAGAAAGTGCTCAGCTTCTCCCTTGAATAATGGAGTCTATGTATTGTTTTGAACTGTATGAGATTGTGTCTGACATTGACTGAACAGTCCTGTATACTTTTCAAAccctcctcccacagttcatcGGATAGCTGTTGCCCCAACTCATCCTCCCATGCCCTCTTTATCCTGGATGTGTCTACACGTATACTATTAAAGATCTTATAAAAGTATGACACTGCCCCCCGATTGACAggatcaaatttatttatttcctccaGGGTTTCATGTCTCGTTAGAGTTCCAAAATCCGATACATTTTACCTAACATAGTCCCGAACCTGCAGATAACGGAAAAAACTCGACGGTGGAAGATTATAATCAGAACATAACTGTGCAAAGGATGCAAAGGTTCCACCGACGTATAGGTCGCCAATCCCACCAATGCCCTTCATTCTCCATGTCCGAAAAACGGCATCACTGAGACCTGGTGCAAAGGAGTGATTTTCACAGATAGGAGTATCAAAGTAAACCTCCGGAGCTTTTATAAAATTTTGTATCCGTTTCCAGATTCTGATAGTATTGTTAATGACAAAACTATTGGTATAAAGTGTTTTACTGACTTTAATGGGGCTGTTAAGGAGGGCAGTTAAAGACGAATTACAACAATGCAGACGCTCTAACGATAACCAGGTAGGACAGGACACATCAGATGAGGGTGGGCCCTTCCTCCACCACGCCAGGATGGATAAATGGCAAGCCCAATAGTATTGCTTGAAatcttttgtcattttcattcttGTCTCGGGAAGTGACGTCTGGCCTATGCgcataaacaataaacaatggCAGAAGGAGAGAAATTCGCCTTTTTTAGTTGGAAATACAGGCATGTGTCAGCCAAAGACGATGCATCAAGGTTCGTTGTACACTCTGAGCTGGTGACAGCTGGACTTCGGCCCAAATCCAGTATGTAGCAGTGGAAATGCTGCCCTTGAACACGGTTGAATCACCCTCATTTCGTGCCATAATAAACAAGATTCCTACTACCAGCAATGCTGAGCTGACTCACAGAGCAGCATTTTCTTCTTACCTTGAGAGGAAATaagcagagatggagagaaagctGAAGGCTGCACTGATTAAGGTCGACTTTGTGTCAACTACCATGGATATTTGGACTGCTAACAACAGAAGCTATATGGGAGTAATGGTCCACTGGATCAGTAGATCCACATTAGAGGGCAGCGAGGCTGCATTGGCAGGTAGGAGAATTCACAGTTGACACGCATATGGTGTTATTGGGGCAGAAATCGAAAACATTCACTTTTCATATGGATTACTCAACAAAGTAGTTGCAACAGTGACTGATAATGGATCCAACTTCGTGAACGCGTTTTTAGTTCATCAGCCTGTCGCAGAGTCCGATGATGAGACAAAGGAGGAAGACTCCATCCCCACAgattcttctcttcctgctctcttcctgctcttgtcggagacggtcgcactatctctctctccctgccctccccatctctccgcttgctgcttgctgtgagagcgtcttttacacactgtccgaataagaacaagattgaaacatggatctggcaaactgggcattctccatcattgatcgaattttttccactatgagatccgggacaggggagcctgcgtgtccgagtggaacagacccggttggatacgtcatcgcctcttggagctcgtggagaccggtgtgcttctcagcccttggagtggaagacgtggaagacgcatatatattcggctttttggtagcggtatcttctctgtttgggctcggtggatacctgctttactggcaaattaagaaaatctggacggcggttcgacatctgcagaggctgccgacccaggtggaaggactgagcagagccgtacaaactcagactcaaagcctggtggacctgagccgcaagattagcgagctcgcaggcgagaggggttagatcaggagatatagttcggttctgcacagtgaggacggcaatcaacgaatttggaatattggattttcgaatggtttcccagtaagactgaaggctgttggaaaaacaagcagcctgttccaaaacaacatttgttatcaggaattcggctcccctgctggccttgggttggcaaccatatctctctccagggctctgtgtgcggctgctcttccccccactccgcgttgtgatttgtgaagctgggtctggtgtatcacggccgctgatgaaattccaccactatcagcgaactgttttggctggaacctggcatctggctccacaatgcccccacctctcgtctccgtctgcatcccctcctaaacctgacctcacctaccgccgctgtcctagctttacatgtgcaaatgctttgctaaggtggtttttttggaccctggtatagtgctctttttgagcactgtaccagatgacttttttttttaacctaacttccccatgatgtgttgttttctcctcctgccaaaggtagcgctgcaagtcggctgcatgacccgaggacacatatccccccatgtgtgttgtgttttgtgtattcttggatggtgttctgtaactgcaatttccaatgtgtgaacttgttcacccacatggcaataaaacttcattcattcattcattcattcagatgatGATGTCAGTTTTTTAGATCTGTCAGAAATTCTCTCACCTGAGAATGAAAGTGATGGTTACCTGACTCTTCCCCTGCACAACAGATGTGCTTTACACTCCACCAACATCATTTCCAAGTGATGTGGAGAAATATTTAACTTCCCCTCCGGAGAGCGAGGCTGTGTATAGGAGCAGCATAGAGCATGCTGCCACCTACAAAATTTTTccgatgatacggccatcatcggatacgtatcagatgggaacgacgaggaatacaggggggATCATCTGTAAATTTGTTGGCTGGTGTGAAACCAACACTCTCCAAATCAATGCCagcaagacaaaggagatggtcatTGACTTAAGGAGGAAGTCACCCCCCCACAACaatggtgaacatccagggtaAAGGGTctcttacaagtacctgggtcttcacctcaataacaagctggactggactacaaacacaaacgtcctgtataagaagggccagagtttgctccacctgctgaggagactgaggtccttcagtctctgcaggactctgttacagactttttatgactcagtggtagcatctgcccttttctatgtaGTGGTCTgcaaatgtatatagtgtatgtatatagtgtttttgaaATCTGTGTATAGTGATTtgatgtatatgtatatatgtgtattgatatatttattatgtatgtcgttttcttttttctttcttttttttcttttaagggcctcagaaaataaatgatttgaCAGGTACCCTGGCCATGCAGCTGGAACAGGcaggaaattgaaaaaaaaacaaacatttgtgttATTGCTACAGGATGAGGTATCTGACAGCTGGTAGTCTTTTAATACATCATTggcccctcttttttttttttttttgagtgtgtgtgtgtgtgtgtgtgtgtgtgtgtgtgtgtgcgcgcatctctgtgtgtgcatacgtGCCCATATTCATGCAGGAATATGGGCACGGGGAATATGAGGACATGCACGTGATCCCTCCCAAATCCAATGTAGTGAGCCCAACTCATCacacaagatttttttcttcccactttacaaaaaagatacaaaacatcagaatcagaatcaaactTTATTGGCCAAGGTATGCTATGCATACAAGGAATGTGATTTTGGTTACAGGAGCTCACAGTGCACATTATCAGACTTTCACATAACATaagataaataagaaataaaataaataaactataaccTGCAATTACTACCTCACTCActcaggcgcacacacacacacacacacacacacggtcatACCTATAAACCTTATATTGTGGGAAGTAGGGGTCTAAAGTTAAAATGCTGAGTGCAACAGCAGTTAAAGGGTGTCTAGTGGCACAGAAGGGTCCAGTGAGGTAACCGTTAGGTCCGGTGGGATAATATGGCAGGAGATGTAAGATTCTGGAACAAACACTGGTTTGAGCAGCAGTTCCAGAAGGTGGAGTTGGACTTGATACTATATAAGAGTGTCTGAAAAGGTGCAGTTTAAAAATTGAAATATTGTTTGTGTTATAGTTAACTGTTCAAGAGAGTGATGGCTTGTAGGAAGAAACTCCTTTGTAGCCTGGATATCCTGATCCTCATCTGGCTGAAACGCCAACCTGAGGGGAGGAGCTGAAACAGATGGTGTCCGGGGTGAGACGGGTCAGTGAAGATCTTCTCTGCGCGCCTCCTGGTTCTAGAGGCGTGCAGGTCCAGCAGTGTAGGCAACTTAACCCCAGTTGTCCTCTCTGCAGACCTGATGATGCGCTGCAGTCTGTGGAGGTCATGCTTGCCCCACACTGTGATGGATGTGGTGATGACAGACTCTATGATGGCTGTGTAGAACCGCACCATCAGCTTCTGGGGTAGTTTGAACTTCCTCAGCTgacgcaggaagtacatcctctgctgggctcTCTTGATGATGGAGCTGATGTTGCTGGCCCATTTCAGGTCCCTGGTAATTGTTGTGCCCAGGAACCTGCAAGACTCCACTGCCATCACAGTTCTGTCCAGGATGGTGAGTGCTGGCAGGGCTGGAGGGCTCTTCCTGAAGTCCACTGTCATCTCCactgttttttctgtgttcagcaccaggttattgtggctgctcCACAGGACCACCTCCTCAACCACCCGTCTGTAGGCAGACTCATCACCATCTCGGATGAGACCAATGACTGCAGTGTTGTCTGCATACTTCAAGATCTTGACTGAGGGGTCCGTGGAGGTACAGTCATTTGTGTACAGAGAAAAAAGCAGTGGTTAGAGGACACAACCCTGTGGAGCGCCTGTACTGATGATCTGGGTGTTTGAGGTAAACTTACCCAACCTCACCTGCTACTCTCTGCCAGTGAGAAAGTTGTTGATCCACTGGCAGGTGGGGCTTGGCACGCTGAGTTGGAGTAATTTGTTGCGTAGCTGTCCCGGGGTAATTGTATTAAAAGCTGAACTaaagtctaaaaataaaattcttgcATATGTTCCTGAGTGTTCAAGCTGTTGAAGGATAAACTGGAGTGCCATGTTCACTGTGTCGTCCACTGATCTGTTTGCCaggtatgcaaattgcagggggTCTAGCAGAGGTTCTGTGATGTTCGTCAGATGGGAGAGCACCAGTCTCTCAAAGGATTTCATGACTACAGAGGTCAATGCAAcgggcctgtagtcattcaatcCTGTGATGGTTGCTTT from Archocentrus centrarchus isolate MPI-CPG fArcCen1 chromosome 21, fArcCen1, whole genome shotgun sequence carries:
- the LOC115801308 gene encoding trace amine-associated receptor 13c-like → MEIQKGAELCFPQLLNSSCRKPTFHWSKAVLLNIVLSFISLITAALNLLVIISASHFRQLHTPSNILLLSLAVSDFLVGLLLMPLEIIRNTACWVLGDLMCSVYLCLTNNIVCASIGNIVLLSVDRYVAICDPLHYPTRITVVRVKLSVCLCWFYSTVYSVLYTKDILIEPGRYNSCYGECVFVINYVAGLFELILFFIVPVSVIIVLYMRVFVVAVSQARAMRSHVTAVTLQRSLNQTNRSELKAARTLGVLVVVFLASFCPYYCYSLVNENVANDPSVSFVVMIFYFNSCLNPLIYSLFCPWFRNAVKLIITLQIFKYDSSESNIL